In Sphingobacterium sp. SYP-B4668, the sequence TAATCCTGTTAATTTACCACGGTCTTTAGCTGGTGATATTTCTGAAATATAGACTGGACCTACAACTGAGCTAATACCAACAGCCACTCCTCCGAGAAACCGGAACAATAAAAACATACTCCAGAAAGGAGATATACCACAGCCAATAGCGGAAACTAGATATAGGAGTGCAATAGTACTCAATACGGGCCTTCGGCCATAGCGTTCTGAAAGTCGCCCAGCAACAATAGCTCCGAAAATTGTGCCGATAAGCGATATGGAAACCGTCAATCCGTGCCAAAAAGCATCGAGTTGCCATAATTTTTGAATAATTTGTTCGGCTCCCGAAATTACAGCAGTTTCAAAACCGAATAGAAACCCTCCGATAGAGGCTATCAATGAATACTTCCAAACATTTTTCATACGCTAAATGATGTTGCTAAACCAAAAAATAAATTCCATTCTTTAAAAGATGCTATGTATATCGGAATGTCAATATCCGCCTGCACGACTGAGAGAAATCTGCTATGCGCCTTTGAGATGCTTCCTCCTAATACCAATCCCTCTGGCTGTAGCGGTAAAATATGAAGTGTAATAAAATCTACTAGTGCCAGTGCTAGAAAGGAAAATGCAGCTCTACGTTCATCCACTAGTGTTTCGGTATCTACCAAGGCTTTGACATGTGCTACTCCTTCGATACCTTGTTGTCGAAGATACTCAAGTATACCCCTTGTAGAAATGTAGTCCTCAGCAATCCCATCACGAAATTGGGCGGAGCCGTAGTTCAGGTCTCCGACTATTTCTTCGTTGTAGAGTGCTGACCCAAGACCTGTCCCTAAACTCAGACCCACAATTCGTTTGTTTTGT encodes:
- a CDS encoding ROK family protein; this translates as MKNKIVVCIDIGGSHIAAASLEKQSQVFTLLKEAKGDVDSAASRETILAQWDIIIQSIWSAQTQEIEKMVISIPGPFDYKNGICLMDGMHKYQALLHMDIKSYFIEKYGVSSLNIKFLNDAEAFLLGEIYYHNLQNKRIVGLSLGTGLGSALYNEEIVGDLNYGSAQFRDGIAEDYISTRGILEYLRQQGIEGVAHVKALVDTETLVDERRAAFSFLALALVDFITLHILPLQPEGLVLGGSISKAHSRFLSVVQADIDIPIYIASFKEWNLFFGLATSFSV